The DNA region CAGGATTTCCTGCTCGTCGAAACTGTATTCTCGCGTCAGTTGCAGGGTTTCCGGGCCGACCAGGGTATCGCCCTGCGCATCGCGCAGCTCGAACGCCATATCGTAGATGAGCAAGAACTCCCGCACCCTGGCCTGACCGGTAAAGGTCAGGGCCTCGCGCCGGATCTGCTCGCGATGTATCTTCAGGTGGGCCGCACCGTCCTGGTGGGCATCGAGCACCCGAATGCCGTTGGCCTCGAGCTGACGGGCCAGATCGCGGCCAAAATCCGACCCGGCATCGCTGACTTCCAGCCAGGTGCTGCCCATCACTGCGGGCAGTCGCGCCTCGCCGCGCAACTGAAAGCCGCAGGCGGCCAGTACCAGGCAGAACAGCAGCAGCGACAGCGCACGCAGCGGCATCAGGCAGCCACGATATTGAGCAGCTTGTCGGGCACGTGAATCACCTTGCGCACGGTCTTGCCCTCGATGAAACGCGCCACGTTGGCATCTTCCAGGGCGGCGGCCTGCACGCTGTCGCGGTCGGCACCGGGGGCCACCTCGATACGGCCACGGACCTTGCCGTTGACCTGCACGACCAGGGTGACCGAGGCACGCACCAGCGCCGACTCGTCGACCTCGGGCCAGCCCGCCGCGAACACCGAGCCTTCGCGACCCAGCCTGCGCCACAGGGCTTCTGACAAGTGCGGCGTGACCGGCGCGATCAACCGCACCACCGCCTCCCAGCACTCCTGGACCAGGGCGCGCTGGTTGTCGTCGACCGGCTTGAAGCGCAGCAGGCCATTGCAGAACTCCATGATCGCGGCAATCGCGGTGTTGAAGGTGTAGCGCCGGCCCATGTCGTCGCCGACCTTGGCAATGGTCTCGTGCAACTGGCAACGCAGGTTGGCCGCATCGCCTGTCAGCGCGTCCGGCCGGACACCCGGTTGCACACCCTCGGCGGCATAGGCATTGACCGCCGTCCACAGCCGCTTGATGAAACGCCAGCCACCCTCGACACCGGCATCGGACCATTCCAGCGACTGCTCCGGCGGCGCGGCAAACATTGAAAACAGGCGCACGGTATCGGCGCCATACTGGTCGACCAGCTCCTGCGGGTCGACGCCGTTGTTCTTCGACTTGGCCATCTTCTCGATGCCACCGGGCTCGACCGGCTGGCCGTCGGACTTCAGCATGGCCGATTCGATGCCGCCCTTGCCGTCGCGCCTGATGTCCACATCAGCCGGATTGAACCACTCCAGCCGGCCCTGATCGTCTTCACGATAGTAAGTCTCGGCCAGCACCATGCCCTGGGTCAGCAGCCGGGCAAACGGCTCGTCGACCTCGACCAGCCCCTCGTCGCGCATCAACTTTGTCCAGAAACGCGCGTAGAGCAGGTGCAGGATGGCGTGCTCGATGCCACCAATGTACTGATCGACCGGCATCCAGTGATTGGTGCGCTCATCGACCATGGCGTCGTGATTGTCGGCACAGGTGTAGCGCAGGAAGTACCAGGACGAATCGACAAAGGTGTCCATGGTGTCGGTCTCGCGCTTCGCCGCGGCTCCGCACTTCGGGCAGGTGGTGTTGACGAAGGCCTCGTGGCGGTTGAGCGGATTGCCCGAGCCGTCGGGCACGAGATCCTCGGGCAGGCGCACCGGCAGATCCTCTTCGGGCACCGGCACGTCGCCGCAGTCGGGGCAGTGGACGATGGGAATCGGACAGCCCCAGTAGCGCTGGCGCGAGATGCCCCAATCGCGCAGGCGGAACTGCACGCGGGCCCGGCCGGCTCCCTTCTTCTCCAGGTCGGCGACGATGGCATTGAACCCGTCCCGACAGCTCAGCCCGTCGTAAGCACCGGAATTGACCAGTTCGCCGTCCTTGGCAGCGTAGTCGTCATGCCACTGTCGATCATCGTAGACTTCGCCGCCGGGCCGGCCGATGACCTGGCGGATTGGCAGGTCGTATTTCAGCGCGAACTCGAAGTCGCGCTCGTCGTGGCCCGGCACGGCCATGATGGCGCCCTCGCCGTAGCCCATTAGTACGTAATTGGCCACCCACACCGGCAGCTCGTCGCCGGTCAGGGGA from Wenzhouxiangella sp. AB-CW3 includes:
- the lptE gene encoding LPS assembly lipoprotein LptE; this encodes MPLRALSLLLFCLVLAACGFQLRGEARLPAVMGSTWLEVSDAGSDFGRDLARQLEANGIRVLDAHQDGAAHLKIHREQIRREALTFTGQARVREFLLIYDMAFELRDAQGDTLVGPETLQLTREYSFDEQEILAAQREQEFLEDDLRRAMVARLLRRLEAVTES
- the leuS gene encoding leucine--tRNA ligase; this translates as MSETYDPGVLEPEIQEYWQTSDVHRADSGDGDRFYCLSMFPYPSGKLHMGHMRNYTISDVISRYQRMQGRRVLQPMGWDAFGLPAENAAMANAVPPAEWTRNNIDHMRTQLKALGFAIDWEREVATCDADYYRWNQWFFLKLLERGIAYKKTGTVNWDPVDQTVLANEQVVDGRGWRTGALVEKREIPMYYLRITDYADELLSSLDELDGWPERVRTMQANWIGRSEGAEIEFACGDETIKVFTTRPDTLMGATFMAVAAEHPLAREAAKDNPELATFIAECQKGGVSEAEIAAQEKLGMDTGLKAIHPLTGDELPVWVANYVLMGYGEGAIMAVPGHDERDFEFALKYDLPIRQVIGRPGGEVYDDRQWHDDYAAKDGELVNSGAYDGLSCRDGFNAIVADLEKKGAGRARVQFRLRDWGISRQRYWGCPIPIVHCPDCGDVPVPEEDLPVRLPEDLVPDGSGNPLNRHEAFVNTTCPKCGAAAKRETDTMDTFVDSSWYFLRYTCADNHDAMVDERTNHWMPVDQYIGGIEHAILHLLYARFWTKLMRDEGLVEVDEPFARLLTQGMVLAETYYREDDQGRLEWFNPADVDIRRDGKGGIESAMLKSDGQPVEPGGIEKMAKSKNNGVDPQELVDQYGADTVRLFSMFAAPPEQSLEWSDAGVEGGWRFIKRLWTAVNAYAAEGVQPGVRPDALTGDAANLRCQLHETIAKVGDDMGRRYTFNTAIAAIMEFCNGLLRFKPVDDNQRALVQECWEAVVRLIAPVTPHLSEALWRRLGREGSVFAAGWPEVDESALVRASVTLVVQVNGKVRGRIEVAPGADRDSVQAAALEDANVARFIEGKTVRKVIHVPDKLLNIVAA